One genomic segment of Methanothermobacter wolfeii includes these proteins:
- a CDS encoding AAA family ATPase yields the protein MDPSGRIKELESALRNSGYIPDREILITLFLSLELKKPVLVEGPPGTGKTLLARKTAEALGRDFFRIQCYEGITFEQIVGEWNYQKQLLSLEKSRLGGYEEDVFGEEYFIKRPLLSAFINDKPSLILIDEIDKADEEVESFLLQALGEKQITVNDLGTFDLKNDIMVFLTSNSQRNLLDETRDRCLYLYIDYPSPEREMEIVKAHVPSVPMGILEEAVYFINRVRRLSIIKKPSIRATVDWVKTLMSLGREHIDDETLEETLGVIVKNRSDGDKVRDLLKSGIKEK from the coding sequence ATGGATCCATCAGGAAGAATAAAAGAACTTGAATCAGCCCTCAGAAACTCAGGATACATACCTGACAGGGAAATACTTATAACACTATTCCTCTCACTGGAACTTAAAAAACCGGTACTTGTGGAGGGTCCTCCAGGGACAGGTAAAACACTTCTTGCCAGAAAAACGGCAGAGGCCCTTGGAAGGGACTTTTTCAGGATACAGTGCTATGAGGGGATAACCTTTGAGCAGATCGTTGGGGAGTGGAACTATCAGAAACAGCTCCTGAGCCTTGAGAAGTCACGTCTGGGTGGCTATGAGGAGGATGTTTTTGGTGAGGAGTACTTCATAAAGAGACCACTTCTCTCGGCTTTCATCAATGATAAACCCTCACTGATACTGATAGATGAGATAGACAAGGCCGATGAGGAGGTTGAGAGTTTCCTGCTCCAGGCACTGGGTGAAAAGCAGATAACGGTCAATGACCTTGGAACCTTTGACCTTAAAAATGATATAATGGTGTTTTTAACATCCAACTCCCAGAGGAACCTCCTTGATGAAACAAGGGACAGATGCCTCTACCTCTACATAGACTACCCGTCCCCTGAGAGGGAGATGGAGATAGTGAAGGCCCATGTTCCATCAGTGCCCATGGGAATACTTGAGGAGGCAGTTTACTTTATAAACAGGGTTAGAAGGCTCAGCATCATAAAGAAGCCGTCCATCAGGGCTACTGTTGACTGGGTTAAAACCCTCATGTCACTCGGAAGGGAGCATATCGATGATGAGACCCTTGAGGAAACCCTTGGTGTGATCGTGAAGAACAGATCCGATGGAGATAAGGTAAGGGACCTCTTAAAATCAGGAATAAAAGAAAAATGA